A region from the Brevibacterium paucivorans genome encodes:
- the orn gene encoding oligoribonuclease — protein MTGLELGLDELVEVAAIVTDFDLNPVDEGVDVIIKPSQRARENMNEFVTNMHTTSGLINELDAGTTVQDAATTVLDYIMKHVPEAGKAPLGGNSVGTDKAFLQKQMPEIVDYLHYRIIDVSTIKELAKRWLPKAYFNAPEKTGGHRALGDILDSIQELKYYRNVAFVEDVTTDAAIKASRAVTGVQDVEAPSPDSQK, from the coding sequence ATGACTGGCCTCGAACTCGGGCTCGACGAACTGGTTGAAGTCGCTGCGATAGTGACTGACTTTGATCTCAACCCCGTCGACGAAGGCGTCGACGTCATCATTAAGCCATCGCAGCGGGCCCGCGAAAACATGAACGAATTCGTCACTAACATGCACACCACCTCGGGCCTTATTAACGAACTTGACGCTGGAACTACGGTCCAAGACGCGGCCACCACTGTGCTGGACTACATCATGAAGCACGTGCCCGAGGCGGGAAAGGCTCCGCTGGGAGGCAACTCCGTGGGCACGGACAAAGCGTTCCTGCAGAAGCAGATGCCGGAAATCGTGGACTACCTGCACTACCGCATTATCGACGTGTCCACCATTAAAGAGCTCGCCAAGAGATGGTTGCCAAAGGCTTACTTCAACGCGCCGGAAAAAACCGGCGGGCACCGGGCGCTTGGGGACATCCTCGATTCGATTCAGGAACTCAAGTACTACCGCAACGTGGCGTTCGTTGAGGACGTCACCACCGACGCGGCGATCAAAGCCTCCCGCGCTGTCACTGGCGTTCAAGATGTCGAGGCCCCCTCACCAGACTCCCAGAAGTAG